In the Chelonoidis abingdonii isolate Lonesome George chromosome 13, CheloAbing_2.0, whole genome shotgun sequence genome, one interval contains:
- the TEKT3 gene encoding tektin-3, translating into MELVGSTLTATYAHPRPTPTNFLPAISTMASSYKNQFPHYSLTRSLSLPWRPSTYYKVAAITPTLAPSSKSSQGLTQSKMLPFVSNRTALFTRYTPDDWYRSNLTNYKESETSRHSAERLRVDTSRMIQDKDQQTRKTQTDTTKNLGERVNDIVFWKSELNHEIDEMIGETNALTDMKKRLERALAETEGPLQVAQECLLHREKRMGIDLVHDDVEKQLLTEVDVIKSCQERMKRHLDKAIAQLASDRAAQHELEKDLSDKQAAHRIDDKCHHLRNTSDGISYYRGVERVDATISVPESWAKFTDDNILRSQSERAASSKLRDDIENLLVVTANEMWNQFNRVNVAFTNRISETADAKNKIQTHLAKTLQEIFQTEMTIAAIRKAIRDKGPPLKVAHTRLDERTRRPNVELCRDSTQLRLVNEVHEIDDTIQSLQQRLRDAEDTLQMLVHTKSNLEHDLAVKANSLFIDQEKCMGMRKTFPNTLRLVGYT; encoded by the exons AtggaacttgtaggctctacttTAACGGCAACTTACGCCCACCCAAGACCAACACCTACTAACTTTCTACCAGCTATCAGCACCATGGCATCGAGCTATAAGAACCAGTTCCCTCACTACTCTTTGACCCGTAGCTTGAGCCTTCCATGGCGACCCAGCACTTATTATAAAGTAGCAGCCATCACTCCTACTTTGGCTCCCTCCTCCAAAAGCTCCCAAGGGTTAACCCAAAGCAAgatgcttccttttgtttccaATAGAACAGCGCTTTTCACCAGGTATACCCCTGATGACTGGTACAGATCCAACCTGACCAATTACAAAGAGTCAGAGACGTCCCGGCACAGCGCAGAGAGGCTAAGAGTGGACACATCCCGCATGATCCAGGACAAAGATCAGCAAACAAGGAAAACCCAGACGGACACTACCAAAAATTTGGGAGAACGGGTCAATGATATAGTATTTTGGAAATCAGAGCTCAACCACGAGATAGACGAGATGATTGGGGAGACCAATGCTCTTACAGACATGAAGAAACGATTGGAAAGGGCCTTGGCTGAAACAGAAGGTCCTCTCCAG GTAGCTCAAGAGTGCTTACTTCATCGAGAGAAGAGGATGGGAATCGACTTAGTCCATGACGATGTGGAAAAACAGCTGTTGACA GAAGTTGACGTCATCAAGTCGTGTCAGGAGAGGATGAAACGCCACCTGGATAAGGCGATAGCCCAGCTTGC CTCTGACAGGGCAGCCCAGCACGAGCTGGAGAAAGACCTCAGTGATAAGCAAGCAGCTCACCGGATCGATGACAAGTGTCACCATCTAAGGAACACTTCTGATGGCATCAGTTACTACAGAGGAGTGGAGCGGGTTGATGCTAC GATCTCTGTGCCAGAGTCCTGGgccaagtttacagatgataatATTCTCCGCTCCCAGAGTGAACGAGCTGCCTCCTCCAAACTGAGGGATGATATTGAAAACTTGCTGGTTGTGACTGCAAACGAGATGTGGAACCAGTTCAACAGAGTGAACGTTGCTTTCACTAATCGCATCTCTGAGACAGCGGATGCCAAAAATAAGATCCAGACACATCTGGCTAAG ACACTACAAGAAATCTTCCAAACAGAGATGACGATAGCAGCCATTCGAAAAGCCATCAGAGACAAAGGGCCGCCATTAAAGGTGGCCCATACCCGCCTCGACGAGCGCACACGGCGGCCAAACGTGGAGCTGTGCCGGGATTCCACCCAGTTACG CCTGGTTAATGAAGTCCATGAAATCGATGACACCATCCAGAGCCTTCAGCAGAGGTTGAGGGATGCAGAGGACACCTTGCAGATGTTGGTCCACACCAAATCTAATCTGGAGCATGACCTGGCTGTCAAAGCCAACTCCCTGTTCATTGATCAGGAGAAGTGCATGGGGATGCGTAAGACCTTCCCCAACACTCTTAGGCTGGTGGGGTACACATAG